One Psychrobacillus glaciei genomic region harbors:
- a CDS encoding LysR family transcriptional regulator encodes MELRNLKTFLVVADCGGFTRAGEQLGYTQSTVTNHVRALEEAVGNRLFDRLGKTVVLTDAGQHLASYAKEILQLYQEAVDSSRLNMEPSGTVLIGANESLMVYRLPTILYEFKRMYPNVHLILQPSESQELNNELKSGKFDLALFTNPEKLGSDIVTNDLVKETLVMIAPPGHRLCDKAIITPDDLEGEVLLLTESGSYRDLLERWIKEEGVGCSRIAFWNIEAIKQSVKCGLGLSYLPLMTVRDELERGSLIELPWVHSEEFVTTQLAYHKDKWLTPAMNKLIEIIEKHAKKWESED; translated from the coding sequence ATGGAGCTTCGCAATCTAAAGACCTTTTTGGTTGTGGCCGATTGTGGGGGATTTACGCGTGCTGGTGAACAGTTGGGATATACACAGTCGACAGTAACAAATCATGTTAGAGCATTGGAAGAAGCTGTTGGAAATCGTCTCTTTGACCGGCTTGGGAAAACGGTTGTTTTAACAGACGCGGGCCAACATCTAGCGTCATATGCAAAGGAAATTTTACAACTCTACCAGGAAGCAGTTGACTCTTCACGGTTAAACATGGAACCTTCTGGTACGGTCTTGATTGGGGCAAATGAATCCCTAATGGTGTATAGGTTGCCAACCATCTTGTATGAGTTTAAGAGGATGTACCCGAATGTTCATCTTATTTTACAACCATCCGAAAGCCAAGAGCTTAATAACGAATTGAAATCCGGTAAATTTGATTTGGCATTATTTACTAATCCTGAAAAACTAGGATCTGATATCGTCACGAATGATCTAGTGAAAGAGACATTGGTGATGATTGCCCCGCCAGGTCACCGTTTATGTGACAAAGCTATTATCACCCCAGACGATTTGGAGGGTGAAGTGTTGCTTTTAACGGAATCTGGAAGTTATCGTGATTTGTTAGAAAGATGGATCAAAGAAGAAGGCGTGGGTTGTTCCCGCATAGCTTTCTGGAATATCGAGGCCATCAAGCAATCAGTAAAGTGTGGCTTGGGTCTTTCTTATCTACCCTTAATGACGGTGAGGGATGAACTGGAACGAGGCAGTTTAATTGAATTACCTTGGGTGCACAGCGAGGAATTCGTAACTACCCAACTCGCATATCACAAAGATAAATGGCTGACGCCTGCTATGAATAAATTAATTGAAATAATTGAAAAACACGCAAAGAAATGGGAGTCAGAAGACTGA
- a CDS encoding DUF6944 family repetitive protein — translation MKKHGEELIYSGAWVLVIGTTISALGQTKEITMGDPNGAKWVAQGNAIQAFGNSLQGLGNIELFLEEKEPFQLDAIIGAWLQVGGNITDIVATDFEIHTSKEDGLRLNAVGSGVQGVGAAYEAVGAAAGKSPTKNLEVTGNSLFALGAFLDATGSVFVLNKMDTSGDRLSLIGSWVQVVGACVEVIALTIASNINLAQQKREVDDGIGYYWYVPNTVLLKGIQMAPL, via the coding sequence GTGAAGAAACATGGAGAGGAGCTCATTTATTCTGGAGCGTGGGTGCTTGTAATTGGCACGACTATCTCTGCCCTAGGACAAACGAAAGAAATTACGATGGGAGATCCAAATGGTGCAAAGTGGGTTGCTCAAGGAAATGCCATCCAAGCTTTTGGCAATAGTCTTCAAGGTCTGGGAAATATAGAATTATTTTTGGAAGAAAAAGAACCGTTCCAACTTGACGCTATCATAGGCGCTTGGCTTCAAGTTGGCGGGAACATTACAGATATTGTTGCAACAGATTTTGAAATCCACACCTCAAAAGAAGATGGACTTAGATTAAATGCAGTTGGGAGTGGGGTCCAAGGTGTTGGGGCTGCTTATGAGGCAGTAGGAGCTGCGGCAGGGAAATCCCCAACTAAAAATCTGGAGGTAACAGGAAATAGCTTATTCGCATTAGGAGCATTTCTTGATGCAACTGGCAGCGTTTTTGTATTAAATAAAATGGATACATCAGGAGATAGATTGTCTTTGATTGGAAGCTGGGTTCAAGTTGTTGGCGCATGTGTAGAAGTTATTGCATTAACAATTGCTTCGAATATCAACCTAGCACAACAAAAAAGGGAAGTTGATGATGGTATCGGGTATTATTGGTACGTGCCGAATACTGTTTTGCTAAAAGGAATTCAGATGGCACCTTTATAA
- a CDS encoding YitT family protein, giving the protein MAQQRFKEIFLIIIGSLLFAIGINYFAIPYRLSEGGVIGVTVITYYLFQWSPGVVNLVINAILLTIGYKFFDKKTMIYTVIGIISSSFFLFITEDVGHRLNGDTLLAALFSGVFVGLGLGLMFRAGGTSGGSAIIARLANQYLGWSLGKGVLVIDIIVIGGSVFIIGQEKAMYTLVAVFLGSKVIDYVIEGLNSRTAVTIISEHSESIRQFILENMTRGVTILEGRGGYSQDQKEVLYIVINQQELVQLKQTIKSVDEQAFVVVHDVRDVLGSGFSVS; this is encoded by the coding sequence ATGGCACAACAACGTTTCAAAGAAATATTTTTAATCATTATAGGGTCCCTATTATTCGCGATTGGTATTAACTATTTTGCAATCCCATATCGATTATCCGAGGGTGGCGTCATTGGGGTTACCGTTATTACATACTATTTATTCCAATGGTCTCCTGGTGTTGTAAACCTTGTTATCAATGCTATCCTTTTGACGATAGGCTATAAGTTTTTCGATAAAAAGACAATGATTTATACAGTAATCGGAATCATTTCTTCCTCATTTTTTCTGTTCATAACAGAAGACGTTGGACATCGATTGAACGGGGACACCTTGCTTGCTGCACTATTTTCAGGGGTATTTGTTGGACTTGGTTTAGGCCTGATGTTTAGAGCAGGTGGAACTTCCGGAGGATCCGCCATTATAGCGCGTTTAGCCAATCAATATTTAGGATGGAGTCTAGGGAAAGGCGTCCTCGTCATTGATATTATCGTTATTGGGGGTTCGGTATTCATCATTGGCCAAGAAAAAGCAATGTACACGCTTGTTGCTGTGTTTTTAGGTTCTAAAGTAATCGATTATGTGATTGAAGGACTGAATAGCCGAACGGCAGTGACAATCATTTCCGAACACTCCGAATCGATTCGCCAGTTTATCTTAGAAAACATGACACGAGGCGTGACGATTTTAGAAGGACGCGGCGGTTATAGCCAGGACCAAAAAGAAGTCCTCTATATTGTCATCAATCAACAGGAACTAGTCCAATTGAAACAAACCATCAAAAGTGTAGATGAACAAGCATTTGTTGTCGTCCATGATGTACGCGATGTATTGGGAAGTGGGTTTAGTGTAAGCTGA